The sequence below is a genomic window from Mycobacterium heidelbergense.
CGGGGTCGGCCGGGTTCGGCAGCCGGGTCACCTTGGATCGCCACCCGACGGCCGCCAAGGCAACGACACAGTGATGCAGCGCCGCACCGCAACTCAGGATCAGGTCCCGGCCGTCCGGGTCGGTGTTGGGCAGTTGCCGGGCCTCGTCAGCGTAGAGGTGCAGGCTCGCCGCGTCCACCCGCCACCGCCACGGCTGCGTGTTGTGCACCGAGGGCGCCCGAGACGCCAGGCTCAGGACCGTCCGGAGTGTGCCGGCATCCGGAAAGCGCACGTTCATGGCTCGCGTTCCCTTCGGTAATGCGTGGTCGCATCCACGATCGCGCAATCGCGCCGGGCCGCACGAGGGCACGACGGCTCTAGCAAAAGGGACTTTGTGCCAATTCCTCGGGTGCGCTCACGTGGACTTGTCGGCGGCGGGCTGTCCCGCCTCTCGGGCGGCCTGGCCGCGCGCCGCCACCGCGCCCGCGATCGACGTGCAGGCGATCGTCAGCAGGGCGCCGAACATCAACGCGGACGCTTCGCCCGCGACGAGGAGGTGCCCTTCGGTGCCGATAGTGGCCGCGGCCACCGGCACCCCGAGCTGCGCGGCCGACAGCACCGCGAGCGTCAGCGGCTGGCCCAGCAGCCGTCCCACGCAATGCGCCAGCACGGCACCCAGCCCCAGGCCCACCCCCAGCAGAATGAGCTTCGGGTGCGAACCCAATTCGCGCACCTGCAGCGAGGCGCCCAGCCAGACGAAAAACAGCGGGCTGAAGAACCCCTCGGTGATGCCGAACAGCTGGCGCGCCAGCCGCCGCGGTTCGCCGACCAAAGCGATCACCAGACCCAGCGCGAAGCCGGCCAGCATGATCGACACGTGGGTGCTGGCGGCCAGCGCCGCCAGCGCGAACAGCACGACCAGGTTCGTGCGCAGTTCCAGCGCGAATCGTCGCCGCTGGGAATAGGTGTGCACGCGCCGACGCCATCCCCGGCGGTCCACCGCGCGCAGAAGCACGAACAGCAGCCCCGCGCCGCCCGCGATTGCCAGCGCGCCGAGCGCCGCGGTCGGCGCCCGTTGGATGTCGATCACCAAGGGCAGCAACACGATACACGCGGCGTCCGCGATGGCGATCTGCGTGGTCGCGGAAAGCACATGCGGTCCGCGCAGCCGCAGCGAATCGATCAGCGGCAGCGCCACGGCCGCCGACGAGGAGGCCATCAGGACGGCGTAGAGCGCCGCGTGGCCGGTCCCGAACTCCGCCGCCAGGCCGGCGCCGAGAACCGCCGCGACGCCGCCGGCCAGGACCGCCCGCGCCAGTGCCAGGGGCACCGCCGAGCGCAGCCCGCCGCCGCGGATCGGAACGTGGGTGCCCACGACAAACATGACCAATGCGAAGCCGATGTTCGCGAATAGCTGAAACGTTGGGTCGGCGACGTCGACGACGCCGAAGCCGGTCTTGCCGATGACGAGCCCGGCGGTCAGCTCACCGATGACGACCGGTAGCCGCAGGCGCGGCAGTGAGGCCAGCAGCGGCCCGGTGAAGCCCACCGCGGTCAGCAGCGCCAGGGTGTGGAAGCCGAAGCCCTGCACGTCAGCGGCCCTTCCGCGGCGGCGGGCCCACTAGCCTTCCGGCCACTCGATCGCGATGTCCGCAGTCAGCACGGTGTCATTGTGCATTGGAGTTCGCGAAAGGCAAGGGAAGCGGCCCTCATCGACGAAGCCGTCGCGGCGTTTCTGGCTCGTCACCGCTCGGCCCAAGTGGATCAGAGGACAGGCCGCCCCTCGGAAGAGAAATCTCCGAGGGCCATTCCGCTGGCAGCGGGGACAGGATTCGAACTGCGACCTCTGGGTTATGGGCTACGGGCCAGGGAATTTTGTTGTTCGCGCTCACTCAAAGACAGTGGCAAGCTTGGCCAGTACTTCGCCCAAGACCGCGGGCGGCACACGTTCGACTCTGCGGCCGTCACGCGAGCCAATATCGATTGCGCGTGGCTGATCGCAGCGAACCACGCCGGTCGTGCGGGTGCCCGCATCTGCCAGCGATACCGCGAAGCCCGCTGTACGGGCAAAGTTTCCGCCGCGCGTTATCGGTAGCACCACCGGCGTTTTCGTCAGACGATTAAATGCGGCTGGCGACACGATCAACACCGGGCGCGTGCCACGCTGCTCATGGCCCGATGTTGGATCAAGCGAAACAATGTAGATTTCGCCGCGCTCAATCAGAGCAACTCACCGCCGACCGGTTTGCCATCGAGCCATTCCCGATCTTCAACCGTGGGGTCGGCTGAGGCGTCACACTGAGCCAGCAGTTCATCCAGCGTGTAGCGAGGGCGCACCTGCGGTTCGACAACCAGCTGGCCCTCGTCGACCGACAGGGCGACCGCTGCCCCAGCGTGAAGGCGAAGTACGTCGAGGAACGCGGGAGGTATCGCCAGCATCACCGAACCGCCGACTTTGCGAAGCTTCGTTGTGTACACGTCACATCACCTCCACCGAGTTATATCTGAGTATAACTTCCTCGGTGCGCGCGGGGAAAAGCCATCTGTCCGCCATCGGCCGACCTAAATGTTGGGAAAGACGAACATTAGCCCGGGTATGGCGCAATATAATGATTTCTTGACATCAACGGGGACACTGCCTAATGTGAGGAAATGCCAACATCCGGCGGTCGCGAGATGACGGCGCGCTCAGCGTCCGCGCTGGGGCGTGCGCTGCGCGCTGAGCGCCAGGCTCAGGGACTGACCCAGAGCGAACTTGCCGAGCGATCCCGAACCAACCGATTCTCCATCGCCCAACTCGAAACCGGCGAAGCTACCAAGGCCATCGAGAAGCTGTTCGACACGCTCGCCGCGCTCGACCTCGAACTGGTGGTTCGCCCTCGCCAAGGCTGGAAAGCCCGATGAGCCTGGACATTTGGCTGCACGGAGTGCTCACAGCCCGAGTCACCCCGAAATCACGAGGACGCAACGTCGTGATCGAGTACACCGACGAGGGGCGCCTCGGCTACAGCGGTGGCGCACCAATCCTGTCCTGCTCCCTCCCCTCGATCCCGGGAGCGAACGCACCCTCAGTTTCACGGTCCTTCCTCGAAGGACTGCTTCCGGAAGGTCGCGCGTTGCAGACCGCTGCCGCGCGGCTGCGGGGTGTAGAACTCGATCTGTCGGGAGCTCCGGCAACCCCCTCCGATGTCCTGGCACTCCTTGCCGAATATGGGCGGGAATGCGCCGGGGCGGTTGTCGTCGTGCCTGCCGGAGAAGGGTTGCCGACCGAGGGGCATCCGTCGTCTCCGCTGAGCGAGCAGGAACTTGCCGACCTCATCCGCAACCTGCCGACCAGACCTCTGGGTGCCGACCCCGCCAGGGGAATCCGGATGTCACTGGCGGGCGCTCAGGACAAACTGCTGCTGACCCGCGTGAACGGGCGGTGGTGCATGCCGGTCGATGGGTATCCCTCGACACACATCATCAAGCCCACCACCGTGTGGCCCCACAGCGCCGAGAACGAGGCACTGGTGCTCGCCCTGTCCCGGGAATGCGGCCTGTCGGATAACGCGGTGTGGATCGAGCGGATCGGCGATGCGACCGCGCTCGTCGCCGAGCGCTATGACCGCAACGTTCGCAGCGACGGAACAGTACAGCGCCTGCACCAGGAGGACATGTGCCAGGCCGTCGGGCTCCGCCCGAAAGACAAGTACCTGATCGGTCGGCCCTCCGAACGCATGACCCGCGTGCTGCGCGAATTCGCCGACTCCCCGCAGCGGGAAATAACGACCATCTACCAGCAGGTCGCGTTTCGCGCGGTCGTCGGCGACGAGGACGGCCACGGCAAGAACTACTCACTGATGCTGCACGACGGGGTGGTTAGGGTAGCGCCCCTTTACGATTCGCTATGCACGCTGGAATACCCCGAGCTGTCGGGGATCATGGGCACCAGGATCGGTGCGCAGCAGTCGCTTGCCAAGGTGGATCGACAGGCGCTTCTCGACGAGGCGAAGGCCATGGGCCTCCCCGCTCGCGAAGCCGAGCGGGCGCTCGACGAACTTTCAATGCGCGTCCGCTCAGGTATCGAGAGCCTGCCCGCCGAGATCACCGAAGGCTGGCCGTCCGAACACTTGATTGAGACGGTGATGGCGCGATTGCACAGGCTCGAAACCGGACAGCCGCTCGGCGGCGTCAAAGAATCATCACGACCGAGCCGAACGCTGGATACGATCACCGCCAATAAACGCGGTGCCGCCCCCGCCCGCGGCGGGACGACGTCTATGCCGTGAGTCGACCAGAATGCCGGGCGAAATCAATTGCCTGAATTACCTTTGTGTCATCGTGGTCCTTCTGGATGAGAGGCTGAGCAGATGGGTGGATCGCGTAACGCGACGCTGGATGCCTTGATCGCGCAGGCGACCATCGACTGCTACAACGACAGCGAGTGCGTGACCGGCTTGTACACCGCACTCGACGAGCATCTCGCCGTGCCGTTTCAGACCGTGGTCCTCGGCGTGGACGTGACCGTGGCGGGTGTCGACCTGACCGACAACGAGCAGATCGTGGCCGTTTGCAGGCGCGGCCCGTCGACACAGCGCATCCCAATCCTGAACCTTCCCTTGCCTACACCGCACCCCGAGGGCGCGGAATGGATTGAGGCGTACCGCCGCTGGGTGAAAAGAGCGTGAACACCGTGGGCCCCCTGCACGATGTCGACGAACACCGGGTGCGGTTGACATCGCCCGAAGCCCTTGCCAACCTGCGCACTGTGCTCGAGCTGTGCGCGGCCGGCGAAATAAAGTGCAGCGGAAAGACCGGCCGGCCCTCGGCAGCGACCATCCGCATCGTCGAGACGCACCTTGCGGACGGCGACTTCTACGCAGGCGAACCCATCGCCGGCTTCGCCTGGCCGCTTCTGATCCAGGCCGGCGGACTAGCCAGACTTGACGGCACCCGGCTCCAACCGACACCGAAAGGCCTTGCGGCGCTGAGCAAACCAGCGGCCAACGTCATCCGCCACCTGTGGCAGCGTTGGCTCACCCACGCGGTGATCGACGAGTTCAGCCGGATCGACAACATCAAGGGTCAGCGCTCCCGCAATGTGCTCACCGCGGCCAAGACCCGCCGTCAGTTGGTCGACGAGGCGCTGACCGGATGCCCGCTGGGCGAGTGGATCGGCGTGGACAATCTGTTCAGCACCATGCGCCGCGGCAACATGAGCCCCACCATCGCCCGCAACGAGATGGCGCTATGGAAGCTCTACCTCATCGATCCGCAGTACGGCAGCCTCGGCTACGACGGCTACCACAATTGGAAAATCCTCGAAGGTCGCTACACCATGGCCGTCCTGTTCGAGTACGCGGGAACCCTGGGCCTGGTCGACCTCGACTACATCCATCCCGCCGGCGCACGCG
It includes:
- a CDS encoding cation:proton antiporter, whose product is MQGFGFHTLALLTAVGFTGPLLASLPRLRLPVVIGELTAGLVIGKTGFGVVDVADPTFQLFANIGFALVMFVVGTHVPIRGGGLRSAVPLALARAVLAGGVAAVLGAGLAAEFGTGHAALYAVLMASSSAAVALPLIDSLRLRGPHVLSATTQIAIADAACIVLLPLVIDIQRAPTAALGALAIAGGAGLLFVLLRAVDRRGWRRRVHTYSQRRRFALELRTNLVVLFALAALAASTHVSIMLAGFALGLVIALVGEPRRLARQLFGITEGFFSPLFFVWLGASLQVRELGSHPKLILLGVGLGLGAVLAHCVGRLLGQPLTLAVLSAAQLGVPVAAATIGTEGHLLVAGEASALMFGALLTIACTSIAGAVAARGQAAREAGQPAADKST
- a CDS encoding type II toxin-antitoxin system PemK/MazF family toxin, translated to MIERGEIYIVSLDPTSGHEQRGTRPVLIVSPAAFNRLTKTPVVLPITRGGNFARTAGFAVSLADAGTRTTGVVRCDQPRAIDIGSRDGRRVERVPPAVLGEVLAKLATVFE
- a CDS encoding AbrB/MazE/SpoVT family DNA-binding domain-containing protein, whose product is MYTTKLRKVGGSVMLAIPPAFLDVLRLHAGAAVALSVDEGQLVVEPQVRPRYTLDELLAQCDASADPTVEDREWLDGKPVGGELL
- a CDS encoding helix-turn-helix domain-containing protein; translation: MPTSGGREMTARSASALGRALRAERQAQGLTQSELAERSRTNRFSIAQLETGEATKAIEKLFDTLAALDLELVVRPRQGWKAR
- a CDS encoding HipA domain-containing protein, which gives rise to MSLDIWLHGVLTARVTPKSRGRNVVIEYTDEGRLGYSGGAPILSCSLPSIPGANAPSVSRSFLEGLLPEGRALQTAAARLRGVELDLSGAPATPSDVLALLAEYGRECAGAVVVVPAGEGLPTEGHPSSPLSEQELADLIRNLPTRPLGADPARGIRMSLAGAQDKLLLTRVNGRWCMPVDGYPSTHIIKPTTVWPHSAENEALVLALSRECGLSDNAVWIERIGDATALVAERYDRNVRSDGTVQRLHQEDMCQAVGLRPKDKYLIGRPSERMTRVLREFADSPQREITTIYQQVAFRAVVGDEDGHGKNYSLMLHDGVVRVAPLYDSLCTLEYPELSGIMGTRIGAQQSLAKVDRQALLDEAKAMGLPAREAERALDELSMRVRSGIESLPAEITEGWPSEHLIETVMARLHRLETGQPLGGVKESSRPSRTLDTITANKRGAAPARGGTTSMP
- a CDS encoding helicase-associated domain-containing protein produces the protein MNTVGPLHDVDEHRVRLTSPEALANLRTVLELCAAGEIKCSGKTGRPSAATIRIVETHLADGDFYAGEPIAGFAWPLLIQAGGLARLDGTRLQPTPKGLAALSKPAANVIRHLWQRWLTHAVIDEFSRIDNIKGQRSRNVLTAAKTRRQLVDEALTGCPLGEWIGVDNLFSTMRRGNMSPTIARNEMALWKLYLIDPQYGSLGYDGYHNWKILEGRYTMAVLFEYAGTLGLVDLDYIHPAGAREDFRENWGSDDLDALSRYDGLQSIRLNALGAYALGLTDTYQPVDSDATDAAPLKVLPNLDIVATGDIPAADRLFLTAYAKQTADRVWTVSTTSLLSAINSGRQLSELTTFLGERTGHELVSALNTMMADVHRRAGQLADLGHARVIECADPATAALIARDRNLRPLCRLIGNKHLAVPLDQELKFRNALLKLGYVVAGQPTT